In bacterium, the genomic window ACCGAGGATCCCGGCGAGTCCATCGCCGCGCTCCTGCCCGAAGAGGCTGCCGGCCTCGCCTCGGCGCGCGAGATCGGAGCGCAGGCTCGCGGCGGCAGCCCGCGCATCGTCCAAAGAGAGCGCTGCGGTAGGCGCTACGGCACGCGCCGGCGCCTCCGCCAGTCGCCCTTCGTCGTACTCCAGCAGCAGCCGCCAGGAACGGGTGTAGCGCTGCACCACATCCAGCACGGCGCGGCCTTCATCCGTGACGAGGGCATGGGCCGTCAGCGTGCGGGCCAAGAGCCCCACCGCCTGCTCGATCTCGCCCAAGCCCCGCTCCCGCAGGCGGCGCTCGTGCAGCGTGTAGCCGCGCAGCAGGTGCTCGCGCAAGGTGTTGGTGGCCCAGATGCGAAACTGCGTACCGCGCAGCGACTTGATCCGGTAGCCGACCGAGATGATCGCGTCGAGGCTGTAAAGCCCGACCGGCTTGTCGGACCCGGCAATGTGCAAAAAATGCACATTGCTGTCCTCGTCGAGCTCCCCCTCTTTGAACACGTTGCGGACATGCTTGGTGATGACTGACCGCTCCCGCCCAAACAGGTCGGCCATCTGCTGCTGCGTTAGCCAGACCGTCTCGCGCTCCAGCCGAACGTCCACCCGGACCTGGCCATCCGGCGCCTGGTAGACGACGACTTCCCCGCCGGCTTCAGCTCTGCGCTCGGCCACCATCAAGCTACCCTTCCGGCGAGCTTCTCCGCGTCCCTCACCCGCAGCTCGCCGGAGATGAGCTTGGGCAGCAGCGTGTCGCGCAACGCGGCTAGGGTGCGGGATTCGACCTCGCGCTTCCAGATCGAAGCGATCATTGGCTCGAGCTGCTTGCTCATTGCGTCCAGAAGCAGAGTAGGGGGCACCGGGAGCTTGGCATCGGAGAGGTGGTGACGCTGGATATGGCCCATCGTCGTTGCCTTCCCTGCCGCGATGTGCCGGAAGTCATCCAGATGAGCGTGCACTCCAAGGTAGCAGAGCCAGCGCGGGTACGTTGCCGATGTAACCTTGAACAGGTGCTGGTTCAGCGCCCCCTCCCCACCCGCCCACAGCGAGCACTCAAGGGAACCGGACCACGAAAAGAGGATGTCGCCGTCCCTTACGACGTAGTCCGCGTCGAGGTCCGCGCATGCGCGATCAGCGCCCGTGGTGTTGCCCGCGCGGAGCTGAGCAATCTTGATGACGGGCAGCGATCGATGATCCATAGGCGGGTACTTCTGCAGGGCTAACCCGTTGAGGAATCGCGCGATCTCGTCGAGGCTCTTTACCTCCCACCCCTCCGGCATCTCGCCGAGTTCGGAGTCGACGAGGCGGTCGGGGAAGAGGTCGGCGAGGGGCTTGGGGAGGCCTGAAT contains:
- a CDS encoding Fic/DOC family protein → MVAERRAEAGGEVVVYQAPDGQVRVDVRLERETVWLTQQQMADLFGRERSVITKHVRNVFKEGELDEDSNVHFLHIAGSDKPVGLYSLDAIISVGYRIKSLRGTQFRIWATNTLREHLLRGYTLHERRLRERGLGEIEQAVGLLARTLTAHALVTDEGRAVLDVVQRYTRSWRLLLEYDEGRLAEAPARAVAPTAALSLDDARAAAASLRSDLARRGEAGSLFGQERGDGLAGILGAIEQTFGGEPLYPSAQVRAGHVLYFVIKDHPFSDGNKRIGTLLFLEYLRRNGLLLRPDGSPRLADNAMVALALLIAESDPAQKELMIRLVLNLLGDDQS